From the genome of Vicia villosa cultivar HV-30 ecotype Madison, WI linkage group LG2, Vvil1.0, whole genome shotgun sequence, one region includes:
- the LOC131652318 gene encoding two-component response regulator-like APRR2, whose amino-acid sequence MVCTANDLQGWKDFPKGLRVLLLEGDNNSASEIRTKLESMDYNVSIFYDVNEALSGISSSPKGFHVAVVEVSTSCPDGGFKFLENAKDLPTIMTSNTHCLNTMMKCIALGAVEFLTKPLSEDKLKNIWQHVVHKAFNADKNATSEPLKPVKESVESMSIDLDKVSKFSDNEQEHSAASDKYPAPSTPQLKQVARLVDDGDCHEQTNCSLAKESGEHDGSDCKFVETSCENLNAENSQPTKPLIKEEEDSANGSKGESGVSTNHQSEKLLGNAGGNASPNETSVPKNSCENRANRKKMKVDWTPDLHKKFVKAVEQLGIDQAIPSRILEIMKVDGLTRHNVASHLQKYRMHKRQTLHTDEDRKWPNQRDQMQRNYCMQRPIMAYPPYHSNHTYPPAPVYPMWGQPGSQTAGVPIWAPPGYPIWQQPQENWHWRPYPPGMHVDAWGNPILPPPQAPCYPYTQNITGLQNAKPTDYRFGMPRNSFEHFPAEEVVDKVVKEAINKPWLPLPLGLKPPSMDSVMAELTKQGIPFSKGKGTTTNSKPC is encoded by the exons ATGGTTTGCACTGCCAATGATTTACAAGGGTGGAAGGATTTTCCAAAGGGACTTAGGGTTCTTCTCCTTGAAGGAGACAACAATTCTGCTTCTGAAATAAGAACAAAGCTTGAATCTATGGACTATAATG TTTCTATCTTCTACGATGTGAATGAAGCTTTGTCGGGGATCTCAAGTAGTCCCAAAGGCTTCCATGTTGCCGTAGTCGAG GTGAGTACAAGCTGCCCTGATGGAGGTTTCAAATTTCTTGAGAATGCGAAGGACTTGCCAACCATTA TGACTTCGAACACTCATTGCCTGAATACGATGATGAAGTGCATTGCG CTTGGTGCAGTTGAGTTCTTAACTAAACCGCTTTCCGAGGATAAGCTGAAAAATATTTGGCAGCATGTAGTTCACAAG GCATTCAATGCTGATAAAAACGCTACGTCTGAACCGCTAAAACCTGTCAAAGAATCCGTTGAGTCCATGTCGATAGATTTAGATAAGGTGTCCAAGTTTAGTGATAACGAACAAGAGCATTCTGCAGCGAGTGATAAATATCCGGCTCCTTCAACACCACAATTAAAACAAGTTGCGAGGTTAGTGGATGATGGTGATTGCCATGAGCAGACTAATTGCTCATTAGCAAAAGAAAGTGGAGAACATGATGGTAGTGATTGTAAATTTGTCGAAACTTCATGTGAGAATTTGAACGCCGAAAATTCTCAACCAACAAAACCTTTGATTAAGGAGGAAGAGGATTCTGCCAATGGTTCGAAGGGTGAGAGCGGTGTTTCAACGAATCACCAGAGTGAAAAGCTTCTTGGTAATGCTGGTGGTAATGCATCTCCAAATGAAACAAGTGTTCCTAAGAATTCATGTGAAAATAGAGCTAATCggaagaagatgaaa GTAGACTGGACGCCCGACCTGCACAAAAAATTCGTGAAGGCAGTTGAACAACTAGGCATTGATCAAGCTATTCCTTCTCGTATATTGGAGATAATGAAAGTCGACGGTTTGACAAGGCATAACGTTGCAAGCCATCTTCAG AAATATAGAATGCACAAGAGACAGACCTTGCACACGGATGAAGATCGAAAGTGGCCAAATCAAAGAGATCAAATGCAAAGAAACTATTGTATGCAAAGACCAATCATGGCCTATCCGCCATATCATTCTAATCACACCTATCCTCCAGCTCCTGTATATCCTATGTGGGGACAACCCGGAAGTCAAACAGCCGGTGTACCGATTTGGGCTCCTCCCGGTTATCCTATATGGCAACAACCTCAAGAAAATTGGCATTGGAGGCCTTATCCGCCCGGG ATGCATGTGGATGCATGGGGTAACCCAATATTGCCACCTCCTCAAGCTCCTTGTTATCCCTACACTCAA AATATAACCGGATTGCAAAATGCGAAACCAACGGATTATAGATTTGGCATGCCACGTAATTCCTTCGAGCATTTTCCG GCAGAGGAAGTGGTGGACAAGGTTGTGAAAGAGGCAATAAACAAGCCATGGCTACCATTACCATTAGGACTCAAACCTCCATCAATGGACAGTGTTATGGCTGAACTCACCAAACAAGGCATCCCATTTAGCAAGGGAAAGGGTACTACTACTAATTCCAAACCATGCTGA